Proteins encoded within one genomic window of Nilaparvata lugens isolate BPH chromosome 11, ASM1435652v1, whole genome shotgun sequence:
- the LOC111053320 gene encoding prisilkin-39 isoform X2 codes for MATKISFLLAIFAIVLAVSWAAPADKQADVEQLQVESEPKDLKTANSYGLGYGYPYGGYGGLYGYPYYGGYGLGYGYGYAHYPRYYYGGYYGYPFYG; via the exons ttCCTTCTGGCTATCTTCGCCATCGTTCTTGCAGTAAGCTGGGCAGCTCCAGCTGATAAGCAAGCCGATGTTGAACAACTCCAGGTGGAATCCGAACCCAAAGATCTCAAGACTGCCAACTCGTACGGCCTGGGCTACGGATATCCGTACGGCGGATACGGTGGACTCTACGGATATCCTTACTACGGAGGATACGGACTCGGCTATGGATACGGATATG CTCACTACCCCAGGTACTACTACGGTGGATACTACGGTTATCCATTCTACGGTTGA
- the LOC111053320 gene encoding prisilkin-39 isoform X1: MAAICKATFLLAIFAIVLAVSWAAPADKQADVEQLQVESEPKDLKTANSYGLGYGYPYGGYGGLYGYPYYGGYGLGYGYGYAHYPRYYYGGYYGYPFYG, from the exons ttCCTTCTGGCTATCTTCGCCATCGTTCTTGCAGTAAGCTGGGCAGCTCCAGCTGATAAGCAAGCCGATGTTGAACAACTCCAGGTGGAATCCGAACCCAAAGATCTCAAGACTGCCAACTCGTACGGCCTGGGCTACGGATATCCGTACGGCGGATACGGTGGACTCTACGGATATCCTTACTACGGAGGATACGGACTCGGCTATGGATACGGATATG CTCACTACCCCAGGTACTACTACGGTGGATACTACGGTTATCCATTCTACGGTTGA